In Epinephelus moara isolate mb chromosome 9, YSFRI_EMoa_1.0, whole genome shotgun sequence, a genomic segment contains:
- the LOC126396010 gene encoding metal transporter CNNM3 isoform X2 codes for MVASLAGLRFLLMILLFCGIRYGACSQEAPLVLGLRVEDPAGLVCMKGRIISAPEGATFRIRLFGTELNGSWPWVAFAGAAGGAAGAVGDAPDPCGQEPNRHESAFQVTGDFAPDEEYSGLITVQVQKRSIATGAGSGQTLHHLCVLSGGKWASAGPDRLRVITDKGLPADYIPPWGLAVLVVVLLLVCGLLRTVNLSLLWLDPVELYVLHSCGSEEEKRAAKRLEPIRRRGNFLTCSLLFLCAVGHSVLGVLLYRALGSIISAVFTSGFLIFFLAELAPHILCSGYGFQLAPGLTWLAQVCLVLTCPLSCPLGLILDLALRRDISTCGIRERAMEMIRTSVNDPYSEFVKEEFSRGMLRTKTVEDILTPLKDCFMLPSSAVLDFSTMSEIMQSGYTRVPIYEEERSNIIEILYVKDLALVDPDDCTPMTTITKFYNHPLHYVFNDTKLDAMLEEFKKGNSHMAIVQKVNNEGEGDPFYEVLGLVTLEDVIEEIIKSEILDESDGYLDRKVKRPLPPLEIPLEPRSVHEEFSLFKPPEGEPKIRTSPQLLLATHRFLSREVAHFSPGRVSEKILFHLLRHPSVNQEVHFDPNNRLSPGHYLYTRNHPVDYFILLLQGRVEVEIGKEGLKFENGAFTYYGVSALTLPSSVHQSPVSTQRHSPRDPFESADATSPSSYCPDYTVRALTDLQLIRVTRLQYLNALMASRVGQSPDPPEIKILPNSQTKLLNDRNTTQQEFPVNFSFFDTIENYC; via the exons ATGGTGGCCAGCTTGGCAGGTCTACGGTTCCTGTTGATGATATTGTTGTTCTGCGGGATCAGGTACGGCGCCTGCAGCCAGGAAGCTCCGCTGGTTCTGGGCCTGCGAGTGGAAGATCCGGCGGGTCTGGTGTGCATGAAGGGTCGGATCATCTCGGCGCCAGAAGGAGCCACGTTCCGGATCCGTCTCTTTGGGACTGAGCTGAATGGAAGCTGGCCGTGGGTGGCGTTCGCAGGGGCAGCTGGCGGGGCGGCCGGGGCGGTCGGGGATGCGCCTGACCCGTGCGGGCAGGAGCCCAACCGTCACGAGTCCGCCTTCCAGGTGACGGGTGACTTCGCCCCGGATGAGGAGTACAGCGGGCTGATAACGGTGCAGGTCCAGAAGAGGAGCATCGCTACGGGAGCTGGCAGCGGACAGACCTTGCACCACCTGTGCGTGCTGAGCGGAGGGAAGTGGGCATCCGCGGGCCCGGACAGGCTGCGGGTCATCACCGACAAGGGTCTGCCCGCAGACTACATCCCGCCGTGGGGTCTGGCCGTGCTGGTcgtggtgctgctgctggtgtgcgGGCTGCTGAGGACAGTGAACCTGAGCCTGCTGTGGCTCGACCCCGTGGAGCTGTACGTCCTCCACAGCTGCGGATCCGAGGAGGAGAAGCGGGCCGCCAAGCGCCTGGAGCCGATCCGGAGGAGGGGGAACTTCCTG ACATGTTCCCTGCTGTTCCTCTGTGCTGTTGGACACTCCGTCCTTGGCGTCCTCCTGTACCGGGCGCTGGGCTCCATCATCTCCGCCGTGTTCACCAGCGGCTTCCTCATCTTCTTCCTGGCTGAGCTGGCTCCTCACATCCTGTGCTCCGGTTATGGGTTTCAGCTGGCGCCGGGTCTGACCTGGCTGGCCCAGGTCTGTCTGGTGCTCACCTGTCCCCTGTCCTGCCCTCTGGGGCTGATCCTGGACCTGGCCCTGAGGAGGGACATCAGCACCTGCGGGATAAGGGAGCGGGCCATGGAGATGATCCGCACGAGTGTCAACGACCCCTACAG TGAGTTTGTGAAGGAGGAGTTCAGCCGCGGGATGCTGCGCACTAAGACGGTGGAGGACATCCTGACCCCCCTGAAGGACTGCTTCATGCTGCCCAGCTCCGCCGTGCTGGACTTCTCCACCATGTCTGAGATCATGCAGAGCGGATACACCAGGGTGCCCATCTAcgaggaggagag GTCCAACATCATAGAAATCCTGTATGTGAAAGACTTGGCTCTGGTGGATCCGGACGACTGCACCCCCATGACGACCATCACCAAGTTCTACAATCACCCGCTGCACTACGTCTTCAATGACACCAAACTGGACGCCATGCTGGAGGAGTTCAAGAAAG GTAACTCTCACATGGCCATCGTCCAGAAGGTGAACAACGAGGGGGAGGGGGATCCGTTCTACGAGGTCCTGGGATTGGTCACGTTAGAGGACGTTATCGAGGAGATCATCAAATCAGAGATCCTGGATGAATCTGACGGCTACT tGGACAGGAAAGTGAAGCGTCCCCTCCCTCCGCTGGAGATTCCTCTGGAGCCTCGCAGCGTCCACGAGGAGTTCTCTCTCTTCAAGCCTCCAGAAGGAGAACCCAAGATCCGCACCTCGCCGCAACTCCTGCTGGCTACACACCGCTTCTTGTCCAGAG AGGTGGCGCACTTCAGCCCCGGACGCGTGTCTGAGAAGATCTTGTTCCACCTGCTCCGTCACCCCAGCGTCAACCAGGAAGTGCACTTTGACCCAAACAACCGGCTGAGCCCGGGTCACTATCTCTACACGCGCAACCACCCGGTGGACTATTTcatcctgctgctgcag GGTCGTGTGGAGGTGGAGATCGGTAAAGAGGGGCTCAAGTTTGAGAACGGAGCGTTCACATATTACGGCGTGTCTGCGCTGACGCTGCCATCTTCAG TGCACCAGTCTCCAGTGTCGACCCAGCGTCACTCTCCCAGGGATCCGTTTGAGTCAGCAGACGCCACAAGCCCGTCCAGTTATTGTCCTGACTACACCGTCCGAGCGCTCACCGACCTGCAGCTCATacgg GTGACACGTCTGCAGTATCTGAACGCTCTCATGGCGTCGCGGGTCGGTCAGAGTCCAGATCCTCCTGAGATAAAGATCCTGCCCAACAGTCAGACCAAGCTGCTCAACGACAGAAACACCACACAGCAAG AGTTCCCTGTGAACTTTTCATTCTTTGATACCATTGAGAACTACTGTTAG
- the LOC126396010 gene encoding metal transporter CNNM3 isoform X1, producing the protein MVASLAGLRFLLMILLFCGIRYGACSQEAPLVLGLRVEDPAGLVCMKGRIISAPEGATFRIRLFGTELNGSWPWVAFAGAAGGAAGAVGDAPDPCGQEPNRHESAFQVTGDFAPDEEYSGLITVQVQKRSIATGAGSGQTLHHLCVLSGGKWASAGPDRLRVITDKGLPADYIPPWGLAVLVVVLLLVCGLLRTVNLSLLWLDPVELYVLHSCGSEEEKRAAKRLEPIRRRGNFLTCSLLFLCAVGHSVLGVLLYRALGSIISAVFTSGFLIFFLAELAPHILCSGYGFQLAPGLTWLAQVCLVLTCPLSCPLGLILDLALRRDISTCGIRERAMEMIRTSVNDPYSEFVKEEFSRGMLRTKTVEDILTPLKDCFMLPSSAVLDFSTMSEIMQSGYTRVPIYEEERSNIIEILYVKDLALVDPDDCTPMTTITKFYNHPLHYVFNDTKLDAMLEEFKKGNSHMAIVQKVNNEGEGDPFYEVLGLVTLEDVIEEIIKSEILDESDGYLDRKVKRPLPPLEIPLEPRSVHEEFSLFKPPEGEPKIRTSPQLLLATHRFLSREVAHFSPGRVSEKILFHLLRHPSVNQEVHFDPNNRLSPGHYLYTRNHPVDYFILLLQGRVEVEIGKEGLKFENGAFTYYGVSALTLPSSVHQSPVSTQRHSPRDPFESADATSPSSYCPDYTVRALTDLQLIRVTRLQYLNALMASRVGQSPDPPEIKILPNSQTKLLNDRNTTQQGGSSAQESSTEEEAHG; encoded by the exons ATGGTGGCCAGCTTGGCAGGTCTACGGTTCCTGTTGATGATATTGTTGTTCTGCGGGATCAGGTACGGCGCCTGCAGCCAGGAAGCTCCGCTGGTTCTGGGCCTGCGAGTGGAAGATCCGGCGGGTCTGGTGTGCATGAAGGGTCGGATCATCTCGGCGCCAGAAGGAGCCACGTTCCGGATCCGTCTCTTTGGGACTGAGCTGAATGGAAGCTGGCCGTGGGTGGCGTTCGCAGGGGCAGCTGGCGGGGCGGCCGGGGCGGTCGGGGATGCGCCTGACCCGTGCGGGCAGGAGCCCAACCGTCACGAGTCCGCCTTCCAGGTGACGGGTGACTTCGCCCCGGATGAGGAGTACAGCGGGCTGATAACGGTGCAGGTCCAGAAGAGGAGCATCGCTACGGGAGCTGGCAGCGGACAGACCTTGCACCACCTGTGCGTGCTGAGCGGAGGGAAGTGGGCATCCGCGGGCCCGGACAGGCTGCGGGTCATCACCGACAAGGGTCTGCCCGCAGACTACATCCCGCCGTGGGGTCTGGCCGTGCTGGTcgtggtgctgctgctggtgtgcgGGCTGCTGAGGACAGTGAACCTGAGCCTGCTGTGGCTCGACCCCGTGGAGCTGTACGTCCTCCACAGCTGCGGATCCGAGGAGGAGAAGCGGGCCGCCAAGCGCCTGGAGCCGATCCGGAGGAGGGGGAACTTCCTG ACATGTTCCCTGCTGTTCCTCTGTGCTGTTGGACACTCCGTCCTTGGCGTCCTCCTGTACCGGGCGCTGGGCTCCATCATCTCCGCCGTGTTCACCAGCGGCTTCCTCATCTTCTTCCTGGCTGAGCTGGCTCCTCACATCCTGTGCTCCGGTTATGGGTTTCAGCTGGCGCCGGGTCTGACCTGGCTGGCCCAGGTCTGTCTGGTGCTCACCTGTCCCCTGTCCTGCCCTCTGGGGCTGATCCTGGACCTGGCCCTGAGGAGGGACATCAGCACCTGCGGGATAAGGGAGCGGGCCATGGAGATGATCCGCACGAGTGTCAACGACCCCTACAG TGAGTTTGTGAAGGAGGAGTTCAGCCGCGGGATGCTGCGCACTAAGACGGTGGAGGACATCCTGACCCCCCTGAAGGACTGCTTCATGCTGCCCAGCTCCGCCGTGCTGGACTTCTCCACCATGTCTGAGATCATGCAGAGCGGATACACCAGGGTGCCCATCTAcgaggaggagag GTCCAACATCATAGAAATCCTGTATGTGAAAGACTTGGCTCTGGTGGATCCGGACGACTGCACCCCCATGACGACCATCACCAAGTTCTACAATCACCCGCTGCACTACGTCTTCAATGACACCAAACTGGACGCCATGCTGGAGGAGTTCAAGAAAG GTAACTCTCACATGGCCATCGTCCAGAAGGTGAACAACGAGGGGGAGGGGGATCCGTTCTACGAGGTCCTGGGATTGGTCACGTTAGAGGACGTTATCGAGGAGATCATCAAATCAGAGATCCTGGATGAATCTGACGGCTACT tGGACAGGAAAGTGAAGCGTCCCCTCCCTCCGCTGGAGATTCCTCTGGAGCCTCGCAGCGTCCACGAGGAGTTCTCTCTCTTCAAGCCTCCAGAAGGAGAACCCAAGATCCGCACCTCGCCGCAACTCCTGCTGGCTACACACCGCTTCTTGTCCAGAG AGGTGGCGCACTTCAGCCCCGGACGCGTGTCTGAGAAGATCTTGTTCCACCTGCTCCGTCACCCCAGCGTCAACCAGGAAGTGCACTTTGACCCAAACAACCGGCTGAGCCCGGGTCACTATCTCTACACGCGCAACCACCCGGTGGACTATTTcatcctgctgctgcag GGTCGTGTGGAGGTGGAGATCGGTAAAGAGGGGCTCAAGTTTGAGAACGGAGCGTTCACATATTACGGCGTGTCTGCGCTGACGCTGCCATCTTCAG TGCACCAGTCTCCAGTGTCGACCCAGCGTCACTCTCCCAGGGATCCGTTTGAGTCAGCAGACGCCACAAGCCCGTCCAGTTATTGTCCTGACTACACCGTCCGAGCGCTCACCGACCTGCAGCTCATacgg GTGACACGTCTGCAGTATCTGAACGCTCTCATGGCGTCGCGGGTCGGTCAGAGTCCAGATCCTCCTGAGATAAAGATCCTGCCCAACAGTCAGACCAAGCTGCTCAACGACAGAAACACCACACAGCAAG GTGGCAGTAGCGCCCAGGAGAGCTCCACAGAAGAGGAGGCTCATGGGTAG